One genomic region from Diabrotica undecimpunctata isolate CICGRU chromosome 9, icDiaUnde3, whole genome shotgun sequence encodes:
- the LOC140450192 gene encoding aurora kinase C-like: MAQKPTLKEEHVSNKENDPKAIAQENTKYFDGQKNKKTIKDNVHAKENKAENTAKQNSDGTAKQEKQKWTLGDFDIGKPLGKGKFGNVYLAREKRSKFLVALKVLFKTAIKEFKNEHQVRREIEIQSHLRHPNILIMYGYFHDESRVYLILEYAPNGALYSKLSASPHKRFSEDISAAYIEQIADALRYCHTKKIIHRDIKPENLLLGSKGEIKIADFGWSVHAPSSRRSTLCGTLDYLSPEMVTGKTHNEKVDLWSLGVLCYEFLTGRPPFESQSYDETYRRISRAQFIVPSYVSVEAADLIKKLLVVKPELRPELGQVLTHPWILKYKKN, encoded by the exons ATGGCTCAGAAACCAACTTTAAAGGAAGAACATGTTTCAAATAAAGAGAATGATCCAAAAGCTATAGCGCaggaaaatacaaaatattttgatggtcagaaaaataaaaaaactataaaagataaTGTACATGCTAAGGAAAATAAAGCGGAAAATACTGCCAAACAAAACTCGGATGGGACAGCTAAGCAAGAAAAACAGAAGTGGACGTTAGGAGATTTCGATATTGGTAAACCTTTAGGAAAGGGCAAGTTTGGAAATGTGTACTTAGCTCGTGAAAAGAGATCTAAATTTTTAGTTGCCTTAAAAGTTCTTTTTAAAACTGCTATTAAAGAGTTTAAAAATGAACATCAAGTTAGAAGGGAAATTGAAATTCAAAGTCATTTAAGACATCCtaatattttaataatgtatGGTTATTTCCATGATGAGTCTAGAGTCTATCTAATTCTTGAATATGCACCTAATG gaGCGCTTTATTCAAAATTATCAGCAAGTCCACACAAAAGATTTTCAGAAGATATTTCAGCTGCTTATATAGAACAAATCGCAGATGCACTAAGGTACTGTCataccaaaaaaattatacacaGAGATATAAAACCTGAAAATCTGCTTCTTGGTTCAAAAGGGGAAATAAAAATAGCAGACTTTGGTTGGTCAGTACATGCTCCATCTTCAAGAAGATCAACTCTATGTGGCACTCTAGATTATTTATCTCCTGAAATGGTAACAGGcaaaacacataatgaaaaagTAGATCTGTGGAGTCTTGGGGTACTGTGTTATGAATTCCTTACTGGGCGCCCACCCTTTGAATCTCAAAGTTACGATGAAACGTACAGAAGGATAAGTCGAGCCCAATTTATAGTACCATCTTATGTATCAGTAGAAGCAGCCGATCTCATTAAAAAATTGTTGGTTGTTAAACCAGAACTGAGGCCTGAATTAGGCCAAGTTTTAACTCATCCTTGGATTTTgaagtacaaaaaaaattaa
- the LOC140450193 gene encoding uncharacterized protein produces the protein MDVANWRKLLKLHEGIAELETDEIPTPPDGIINFPPDNANDNITDCDSGDEDVTAIDHLPRSQLRNDVEVLFDNQDQSAEESYSDDDEVLLATLCKEETKPSIILEKLGSAKWLIGDLYQLLKDVYWRPEIGPKQNRTPL, from the exons atggATGTTGCTAATTGgag GAAACTGTTAAAATTGCATGAGGGAATTGCAGAACTTGAGACAGATGAGATTCCAACGCCTCCTGATGGTATAATTAATTTTCCTCCAGACAATGCAAATGATAATATAACAGATTGCGATTCTGGAGACGAGGATGTCACAGCGATAGACCATTTACCAAGAAGCCAGCTAAGAAATGACGTGGAGGTTCTTTTCGACAATCAAGATCAGAGTGCAGAAGAATCTTATTCCGACGACGACGAGGTACTTCTTGCCACACTATGCAAAGAAGAAACAAAACCTTCGATTATTCTCGAAAAACTAGGATCTGCAAAATGGCTTATAGGTGATCTGTACCAGCTTCTTAAAGATGTTTACTGGAGACCAGAAATCGGACCTAAACAAAATCGCACGCCATTATAG